In Zea mays cultivar B73 chromosome 7, Zm-B73-REFERENCE-NAM-5.0, whole genome shotgun sequence, the following proteins share a genomic window:
- the LOC100274575 gene encoding Aspartic proteinase nepenthesin-1 precursor, giving the protein MPMSSTAQMASLAVLIISLVFAALASDSDAAAGVRVELTRVHADPSVTASQFVRGALRRDMHRHNARKLALAASSGATVSAPTQDSPTAGEYLMALAIGTPPLPYQAIADTGSDLIWTQCAPCTSQCFRQPTPLYNPSSSTTFAVLPCNSSLSVCAAALAGTGTAPPPGCACTYNVTYGSGWTSVFQGSETFTFGSTPAGHARVPGIAFGCSTASSGFNASSASGLVGLGRGRLSLVSQLGVPKFSYCLTPYQDTNSTSTLLLGPSASLNGTAGVSSTPFVASPSTAPMNTFYYLNLTGISLGTTALSIPPDAFSLNADGTGGLIIDSGTTITLLGNTAYQQVRAAVVSLVTLPTTDGSADTGLDLCFMLPSSTSAPPAMPSMTLHFNGADMVLPADSYMMSDDSGLWCLAMQNQTDGEVNILGNYQQQNMHILYDIGQETLSFAPAKCSAL; this is encoded by the coding sequence ATGCCAATGTCATCGACAGCACAAATGGCTTCCCTCGCCGTTCTCATCATTTCCCTCGTCTTTGCGGCGCTTGCCTCCGACTCCGACGCCGCCGCAGGCGTCCGCGTCGAGCTCACGCGCGTCCACGCCGACCCCAGCGTGACCGCGTCCCAGTTCGTCCGCGGCGCCCTGCGCCGCGACATGCACCGGCACAACGCCAGGAAGCTAGCCCTAGCCGCGTCGTCCGGCGCCACGGTGTCCGCGCCGACCCAGGACTCGCCCACCGCCGGGGAGTACCTGATGGCGCTGGCCATCGGCACGCCGCCGCTGCCGTACCAGGCCATCGCCGACACGGGCAGCGACCTCATCTGGACGCAGTGCGCGCCCTGCACCTCCCAGTGCTTCCGCCAGCCGACGCCGCTGTACAACCCGTCCAGCTCCACCACGTTCGCCGTGCTCCCGTGCAACAGCTCGCTGAGCGTATGCGCGGCGGCGCTGGCCGGGACCGGGACGGCCCCGCCGCCGGGGTGCGCGTGCACGTACAACGTCACGTACGGCAGCGGGTGGACGAGTGTCTTTCAGGGGTCCGAGACCTTCACGTTCGGGTCCACGCCGGCCGGTCATGCCCGCGTCCCTGGCATCGCCTTCGGCTGCAGCACCGCCAGCAGCGGCTTCAACGCCTCGTCCGCGTCCGGCCTCGTCGGGCTGGGCAGGGGGAGGCTGTCGCTCGTCTCCCAGCTCGGCGTCCCCAAGTTCTCCTACTGCCTCACGCCGTACCAGGACACCAACAGCACGAGCACGCTCCTCCTCGGGCCGTCGGCGTCGCTCAACGGCACCGCCGGCGTCAGCTCCACGCCTTTCGTCGCCAGCCCTTCCACTGCGCCCATGAACACCTTCTACTATCTCAACCTGACCGGCATATCCCTCGGCACGACGGCACTGTCCATCCCGCCCGACGCCTTCTCGCTCAACGCGGACGGCACCGGCGGGCTCATCATCGACTCTGGCACCACCATCACATTACTGGGCAATACGGCGTACCAGCAGGTTCGGGCAGCGGTTGTCTCCCTGGTGACGCTGCCCACCACAGACGGGTCGGCAGACACGGGGCTCGACCTGTGCTTCATGCTGCCCTCCTCAACATCGGCGCCGCCGGCCATGCCGAGCATGACGCTCCACTTCAACGGCGCGGACATGGTGCTCCCGGCGGACAGCTACATGATGTCGGACGACTCCGGCTTGTGGTGCCTGGCCATGCAGAACCAGACCGACGGCGAGGTAAACATTCTCGGCAACTACCAGCAGCAAAACATGCACATCCTCTACGACATTGGGCAGGAGACATTGTCGTTTGCTCCGGCCAAATGCAGCGCGCTCTGA